The genomic interval CATGACTCATTGTTGTAACAACTCATCACGACGGACACTCGTGGCTGCGACTGAGACGTTTGATCCAAAGGTTCTCGATCCATTCAAAAAACACTAATTCACGACAGGCTTTGCGCGAGTCCTATCGTCGAAGCGCTTCACCCAGTTTGACCGTCAACCACCACCCCAAAACGGATTTGATCTGACGGAATCTTTTCGTGGCGGGTTGCCGTCCGTTAAGGATCATCATTTCATCTGAAATGTTCAGAGCGGCCTCCGCCTCTTGCACTAGCCCACGCTCGCCACACATGCGAGCAATCCAGAAAAGAGTCCTACTGAGTGGTTCGACGTAGGTCCAGTCTGTCTTTCCATGCTGTTTCATCAGGCTCCAGATGGACTCATGAGCTTGAAAGAAATATAGGGTACGATCACGTGTGAACCCCGCGTTCATCCCACTTGCTCGATCCTCGTTGTGATCGACTACCGTACACAATTCTTGGTCAACCCGAGTGACTCTTGTACCCAGCAAACCGGCTCGCAGATCGTGCTCCCAGTCTTCCATCACTCGATAGGATTTCCAAGGACCAATCGCGTCACAGACCGCTCTTCGCCACAGCGGAGTGAGTGTGGCCCAGCCACGTTTAGGCAGAAAGGATGGAAAGATGTTCTCGATCGATTCCGCCGTTTTGGCCCAAGAGACCCATCGGTTGGTTCTGGGGTCTTGCCTCAGTGTGATGCAGTAACTCACGCCCGCATCCGTATTCTCGGTCAGTGATTGCACCTGTTTGCTGAACTTCTCGGGATGCAAAACGTCGTCACTATCGAGGTACT from Stieleria varia carries:
- a CDS encoding glycosyltransferase family 2 protein, which translates into the protein MPADGLVSTIIPVFNRADRVRAAVDSVLSQTYRPIEIILVDDGSTDTTSSVLAELHRQHSEIIRVITQSNSGPGAARNTGLAIAQGEFIQYLDSDDVLHPEKFSKQVQSLTENTDAGVSYCITLRQDPRTNRWVSWAKTAESIENIFPSFLPKRGWATLTPLWRRAVCDAIGPWKSYRVMEDWEHDLRAGLLGTRVTRVDQELCTVVDHNEDRASGMNAGFTRDRTLYFFQAHESIWSLMKQHGKTDWTYVEPLSRTLFWIARMCGERGLVQEAEAALNISDEMMILNGRQPATKRFRQIKSVLGWWLTVKLGEALRR